atagcgatattgctagagattatgtaagatatttgataactcgacgaattacataaacaagattagagtgtcataaagatggaagcactaatcccgagaacgcaagccaccataacaagttttacctcttgttgaagatcgaaaccgatgcagctcaacccgaaagcaagaactcgtcgaaacaaaacgaaagtgaaaagggtggcgatgcgccgagattgtattgaacgtgtgttagtttgattacatggggttcgggtctatttatacccgagaattacaaagtATGTCCATATCAGACACgattcttatctctaacaaactctaggATATCATAAGTTTTTGCGGCAGATTTTTGACCacacatatctctaaggaattaacataaaatatcctaattaatagatacaattgccttctcaggactctatccatgcgtgacaatcatcatgaagcacattaaccTAAATCGACAACATATGTTGTAtcatattgtcggattcggcttcatcggctaaccttgtccgactcgaactctgccgatcttagtcgtagccgattcggacttcagcCGATCTTTACTCTGTTTCCGGGATAATCTCTATCTCGATTCCTCCTTTACATCTGATtcttggattaccaaatttggtcgttaacaataatataagggattttaattttttgcttgtattgtttgaccactcgtcttattaaaaaaaattgtgcaaatataaaaaatgaaaagttatgcttaaagtactttggataataaagtaagtcgcaaataaaataaataataattctaaattatttttagtaagacgaatggtcaaacagtgcaagcaaaaagtcGAAATTCCTTATACTTACTCGTAAAgtaagtcgttttggacagcgacacggtctccaaatacaactttgacttcttgtttctataaaaatatttattgaaaagtgatatatgtatacttttatgaaagtatttttttcaagacaaatctattcatataatttttatatttttaaactcaatgacttgagagttattcatgatttatattacgagtacgaagggagtattatgggacggagggagtaagtcatATTTGTAATCACTATgtgctatattaaatttttaatcGGAACTCAAAaagtcattttagtacttattgTTTACATGTTCATTAGTTTTGTCACATGATAAATAAATTAACTGCATATTGGTTTTGGTGTAAAAAGAAATAGGAATTTGACTTTTgcaaggagggagtatattgtaaCAGTGTCGGTCTCTCCTGCGCCGTTAGATTTGCATAGTGCGGTAGAGACGAAGGAAGGTAAAGTGCTAAACTGGAAAAAATAGAGTGTCGGCCCGCCCAAGTTTAGCCCAAGAGTAATTGGTTTTGTCGACAGATCGCTTGACCCATGATGGATTTGGATACAAATTTTGCTGCAAGACCAAGacacataaaaatatttcccAGTTGGTCAGTGTTTTACCATGGACTAGTCTATCTTAAAGCGTGCATCGCATCTGCGACCTAGCAAGCTAATTAGATAGATAAGTTTTGCCCACATGGACAATTTCCAAATCTGAAGTTTGTTTTAGTCACCTCCAACTAGCTTAACTCCATTGTGTGACTAGCCGTGTTCGATGATCAATGCTCAAAACTAACGCTGTTTAGTTTTGCATAATTGGAGCAGCAATACAAATTAATCTTCACACTTGAGCAATTAAGATTGTGGCCTCTCTCTTGGTTCTTCGCCCGCATCATCCTTAGATCCATGACTGATTTGATGACATTTTCCTGCATTGAAaaagaaagtttttgaatataCAAGTAGACAGTGATATGAGCAGATCGATAAACACAGATCAATAGTTCCCATGGGAGAGCACTAGTTTTGTATGATAGTGCAATGGTATCATGGATATTGATTAATTCCTATCATTCTATGGTTAAACCTACATAACTTTGCTTCTGCTACTGAATTTTTAAACTGCCATGCTACAACTATGGGTGGAGATTAAGATTCAGACAGATATAACCCGGGGCCAAAACAACCACTTGTGCTTAAAATAGACAGTGCATGACCATGATATCCAGAAATAGCATCCGTTTTAGTGTTACGGTGGTGATCCAGTGCAAATAAATTGGGTAGTAATTGTTGCAAAAACAGACAGTTTTGCACCTGTTTGATATATTACTATAAGATGTATTTAAGGGTAATAGTTTCTGAGGTCCAATTCATTTGACCAAATACTGTAAAGCTACTGTAAAGCTCAAATGAAAGGCTGTATGGGTTGGCAACAGAAAGGCTGCAGTAAACAAAATTGGATGGACAACAAGGTTTAACCCAACAAATAATACCTCCTGGAAACTTATCAAGGTAATCAGTATGATAACAGCAAACCCTCAAGAAtaattactacttcctccgtttcacattataagattttctatcattgctcatattcatataaatattaatgaatctagacacatacatctatatgaatgtgggcaatgttataaagttttataatatgaaacggagagagtactaacTTAATTGCAAGTGTGTGCAGCAGTAGGAATTGTGCTTCTACACATAGTTCTTACTGTTCAAATGAGGACAAGGAGCTTGATTAATGTGTGCAACAGGCTATGTGACTCACTCACCAGACAACCATCTCGCACTAGAGATCCTCCTACGTTGGTATTGCCCAACCTGAAGTCCCAACCATACAGCCTTTCTGTTGCTTACTGCAGAACAAAATAAGTACGGTTACATCCACATATAGTACGGCTTTTGTTTAATCTGAACTCCTTTAAATCTCGTTACCTTTTTCACACCTTGATCACGGGGTCTCTTTGTTAAGTTCCTGCTTCTTGTCGATGTTCTGGTGGCAGccactagagaaaaaaaaaagttaagcaaATTAACAAAACTCCTCAATTTCAGTTTTAATGGAGGAAATTCACAAACGAAAAATCTACCTGTACTTCCCCGTCTTGGTAATCTTAAGAAGATAAGAACCAAGACCTTCGAGCTCCTTGCCGGACTTAATGGCATCATACGTGAATGCAATGGCGGCAGAGgagaaaacaaaaacagaaaGAACAGATGGAGATAATCGGACTCGGTGCCCAACTTGATCGGCAACCTTCTTCCGGATGCTGGGATTCTTCACAGCTGTGATAAGAAGTGCAGATACAACATGGAGAAACAGGAACAAAGTGGATGTGCCCGTGCCCGACATGGATGATCCACCTGTAGAAATGTACACAAATCGCTCAAACAGGGtagaggcggcggcgttgctGTCTGGAATCTGCGGCGTGGCCGGTGCGGAGCTTGTGGCCTCGGTGTCGGGCAGGGTGGAGATGGCGTCGTCGGCCAGGGTGTCATCACCGTCGGGCAAGGGGGAGTTGGTGCCGTCGCTCTTGGGCCTTCGTGCTCGTGTGTGGGAGCGGCGGGTGACGACGGGGGAAGCCAACTGCTCGATTAAGAACACGCGAACTCATCGGTGGGAGAAAAGGGGATGGGCGGAGGAGCACGGGCGGTTATGGGGCATACCAGAGACGGAAGGCAGCCCGACGAAGACGCCGGAATCACGAAGACgccggagtcgccgccgcggggaACGAAGACgccggagtcgccgccgcggggaACGAAGACACCGGAGTCGCCGCCGCTGGGAACGAAGTCGCCGGAGTCGCCGCCGCAGGGAAGCGGGAGGGCGGTGTCGCCGATCGCTGCTCGATTACGAACACGCGAACTCATTACTCAATATTCATCAGTGGAGCGGGCTcgcggggcggcggtggagcagaGCCACCGAGGTCGGCACCGGGTGGAGGCGGAGCGTCGAGAGCGACATTGatgcggcgggggaggagcgaACCTAGGGTTTGGGattagctctctctctctgtctctcctatggcgcggggcgcggcgggcggcgaaacGAATTCGAGAGGTACCCCGACTCGGGGGGAAGACGATGGCGCCGCGAcgcagaggaggaggcgagcgagGGTTTTGTACTTGTCACTGACTGCTGGGTCCCACACGGGGACGGGGGCCTGACCCTCTCGCCGGCGCGGGCGTGCGATGCGGCACCGGACAGCGTGTTTTGGATCGATTTGAGCCATTTTGGGTCGATGTCAAAAGGTATACCAATTTTTAGTAGTTTGAATAGTAAACGGGATTGTTTGGTTTAAAATTAAATAGTTGGCAATATGTTTAATTTGGTATAATCCTATAACTTTTTTCATCTAATATATAGGATATAATTTGGCATCCATTTGACATCGATTCAAACACACTCATTTACAATATCATCCTATCAAAATCGAAACGGTAGTAGTGCAAAAAACTTGGCTTAGTTTTAATATTACCAATATTTTGATAGGGTATTAAATCAAACAAGTCCTAAATACAATTATGGTTGAAGAACACACTAGAACCGGGCGGTTAAGTACCATTCTGCAGAAAATTGGAGTAAAAATCTTGCACATTAGGATTTGTGACCCGACTAACCCTTCTCCCCAGCCTTTTAATCAAATCAGATTTGTCTTAGTGTAGACTAGTTGTGCACATTAGGATTTGTGACCCGACCAACCCTTCTCCTCCCTTAGCCTTTTAATCAAATCAGGTTTGAGAATATTCATGTCTTGACTAGTTGTGCAATAGTCTTTTTGAGCATCTTTGGTAGTTATATGTGGTTTCGTTTTCACGAGCATAAACTATCTCGTATACGAGAGACTGAGCCAAAGTGGGCACCCTAGAATCTTTATGCTAACCTACATGCGTTCCTCGGTACTCCACTTATATAAATCATGATTTGTAATTGGCATCCATGCACGGATATATCATAGTTGGGTTGGTCTTCGTTGAGCTTAGATACATGTGGGGAAATGAGAAATCGACAACTTCATTACATTGTTCTAGGTGTCATTTCCATATCCATACGTAAAGAGAGACTTTATCACTTTTGTGAGACCACCTTTTGTTTGCAGTAATCTATAAACACCAAGCCAGAAGAGTCTCATATGCTTCAAGCCAGTCACTTCAGAGTAGACCATTGAGAAATATAACTGGACATTAATGAACCTGTGATCAACAGATAATTATGAGTACATAAACCATGCAAATATAGGTCGGAACCAAAAGGGAATAATATTATCAACAGGCTTCCTAAGGCATCaataaagagataaaaaatattCTGCTCAAGGGAATATTAACCAACCGGTAATTAAAGAATTGTAATCAGAAATAGAATCAACAAAGAGGGATCAGCAATCTTTACCATTCCAAACACAATTATATTTTACAATAGAACACTTAAATTTTAAACCAGATGTCATTTCCCtccagaaaaaaaaggaggtggCTGTGGAGTTGGGGGGAAGCCTACTTATGCATTGCATCTAGAGCAAGATTAACCTATTTAAAGTTCAGAAGGATTTGTATAATAACCTAAACACCACAGGTTTGCAATGTTAACCTTCAATCACAATTACTTTGGGAATTAACATCAAAATTTTCAGGTCATGCTTTTTTTCAATGATAtttacagaaaaagaaaaatacaccGGTGATGAATTGGATGTTGccagaaaaaaaagacaactcAATTATATATAGAGCAGATTTATAATAGATAGTCAAAGATAATATGCTGAAACACTGACCAGATCAATTCTGAAAGGATGCCATATATGCCCTGtcataagaaaaaagaaaggcaaCAAAATTAATTAGTGAGGCATGAAGCCTTGTTTGAGTAGGTCTGCATGTGTGAGTTTGTTGAGAAGGGGGGGTCATACCTGAGAAGAACTGTTATCCTTGAAAGACAAAATAAATATCAAAACTGCAGTGGAAAGAAATGGATATGTGCAATCAGCGTGGGAGAAAGAATACATAGTACAAATGgaatacatagtgaaacattaaaaaaagaaagtaatttGTAGAGTTTAAACTATATAGTGTCAAGTGTTATACTGTGTGTTTAGAGGTATTGTGTTAACACTTGTACTCTAACATGTGGATCATATTTGTGATATGTCTTTCTACATGACATCCTGCAGATGGCAGACATGGTAACCAAAAGTCAAGGTAGATAAAAAGTATTTTTACTCACCTAGTTGTATCCTTGCACATATGTTATTTGCTCTACCGTTTCTTTGCAACTCTGCTGATAAAATGCTTAACTTGTAGAATATATATCCAAGAACAATGTCCACGAAAAGGATAGGTGTCGTGCTGCAGAGTTGGCTAAAACCGGCGATAACTAACAAAGCACCTGTAAGCATAACACCTTGAGTAAGTCATGTACAATTTACCTCGATTCATCTTTGGTGCTGCGTTATACGTacattaaaatttaaaagtatCCTTCTGAGCAGACTGATAAACTAAGCAAAAACATAAAAGATAAGATCGTATTTCTTGTAAGATACTGAACTTTTGcttcaaaagtaaaaaaaaacgaaaagtagTATTTAGTTAGTCGGTATGAGAGATGACACCCATGAGGAGCAGCCAAGCAAACCATAAGGGCAGGAAGTGTAGTTTACTATAGAGGAATAGACAAACGCACAATAATCGAACAATCTAACATGCGAGTTGGTTTTACTTAAAAACAATGGCGCGACGTGAGAAATTGTTGGATGTCTTTTACCGGAGAGGATGCCGATGTGGAAGCTGCGGCAGCGGAAGAGGTTGCCAGCGGCGCCGATCTCCCGCAGCGCGCGCAAGACAGGTTGGAGGGGGCCAGACAGAAGGGCGTTCCAAATAGCATCAATCTCTTCCTGCCCCTGCCCAGCGGGATCCAAATCCACGAGAGGAAAAAACTTCTCATCTTCCTCTTTCAATTCCTTTGCCCACCAAGGTAGTGGGGGCAAGGCTTGCGATGCGGGAGAGGCAGATGCGGCGGCGCAAGACAGCTTCAAACCAACGACTCCATTGCCACGCTTGCTGCATCGAAGAACACCGGCGCTAAACCTATCGGCGCCGCGCGTCCCCACGGGCCGGCGGAACGCGGCGCCGCGCGTTGGGCGGCACCGGAGGGAAGACGCCATTGTGGCGGAGCTCATCGCCATGAACTAGGGTTTTAGCACCCGGGTGGCGGTGGcaggaaggggaaggagaagggaTAGGGGCGACGGGCGAGTACTCCAGGTCCAGGGAGAACTTGTCGCCGTCTGACACACGGATccttttagaaaacttattcCATATAAAACTATGTTTAAATTTATGATtgaaaagttttagcgtgttacattatatatatacggatacatatttaaagtattaaacgtagactaataataaaataaagtacagattccgcctgttaGCTGCAAGACGGATTTATTAAGtataattaatctgttattagtaaatatttactgtagcaccatattgtcaaatcatgaagcaattaggcttaaaagattcgtctcgcaatttacacacaatctgtgtaattagtttttgcgtgggaactaaacaatgGCCTAAATAGATCTAACAAAATTTTTCATGATCATTTTGGCAATACCAACGTCATTAGCGTTGTCCCCTTAGCCCTAATAAAAGCTAAATCACTACTGTGAAGGTAAATCAAATTGAATGGGACATGGGCTCGATTTCGCTGTCCTAGAGCGTGGCGGCATGACATGCTAGGGAAGCCAGTATCTCCTCACCGTTCGTGACAGACCGGAAGCGCTAGCGGACTCATGTCTCATGGACGAGATGGTGGCTACGAAAGGAGCGGTTGCGGCGGTAGGGATGACTGGATCCAACATCCCCACGGTCAGGTTCGACGTCAGCAATGGTCTGACGTGCGCAGGTTTTCGTCGAGTGGGGTGGTGCTAGAGCAGGAGGCCGCGAGCGAAGAGTCAACGTCTCAACGACGACCGTGACTGGAGATAGCTTGCATTGGCTCAATGATGTCGACGTAGGCCGTGGTAGTGAGCAGGGTGGCGCTGGAGTAGGTGTGCCCCTAGCTTGGGAGAAgccggccggggaggaagggccgaatagagagagagatagagagaagggaggaaggaagaagggaaAGAAGGAGATAATGATACGTGGGCATCACATGCTAACTCAGCAGGATGGAACAGGTCAATGTTGCACGTCCGTGAAAACTACATTCAACACTATTTCACTTCTACTTGTGATACAAAATATATAAGATTTCATTCCCAAATTTtagagttattttttttttcagtgaacCCAGCGTTATTTTTGGCTGGCTCCACCCCTAACCTCATACTAGTTGATGCCCCGCGTTTTTCTGcgggatatatgttagataatGGAGAAATGATAAATGATTTgcattgaaatattatgaaaatgatttgagaatgataatttagcatatgtatgtttagttttaaaataaaataaattgtagatataattactatgtgtttgcatgttgagttttgtgAGCTTAATTGGGTGATGCGGCATGCTTGCATGTAGGTCTTAGtagtgctaataaatactatgtTTGTATATTGAGCTTTAGGAGTGTAGTGGGCAttagctttatagaaagaagagatGTGATGGGAGCATG
This window of the Oryza sativa Japonica Group chromosome 4, ASM3414082v1 genome carries:
- the LOC107277634 gene encoding uncharacterized protein, yielding MSSRVRNRAAIGDTALPLPCGGDSGDFVPSGGDSGVFVPRGGDSGVFVPRGGDSGVFVIPASSSGCLPSLLASPVVTRRSHTRARRPKSDGTNSPLPDGDDTLADDAISTLPDTEATSSAPATPQIPDSNAAASTLFERFVYISTGGSSMSGTGTSTLFLFLHVVSALLITAVKNPSIRKKVADQVGHRVRLSPSVLSVFVFSSAAIAFTYDAIKSGKELEGLGSYLLKITKTGKYSGCHQNIDKKQELNKETP
- the LOC136356311 gene encoding uncharacterized protein, which encodes MAMSSATMASSLRCRPTRGAAFRRPVGTRGADRFSAGVLRCSKRGNGVVGLKLSCAAASASPASQALPPLPWWAKELKEEDEKFFPLVDLDPAGQGQEEIDAIWNALLSGPLQPVLRALREIGAAGNLFRCRSFHIGILSGALLVIAGFSQLCSTTPILFVDIVLGYIFYKLSILSAELQRNGRANNICARIQLVLIFILSFKDNSSSQGIYGILSELIWFINVQLYFSMVYSEVTGLKHMRLFWLGVYRLLQTKGGLTKVIKSLFTYGYGNDT